Part of the Urocitellus parryii isolate mUroPar1 chromosome 2, mUroPar1.hap1, whole genome shotgun sequence genome, TAATAGACATGTGGCCTGTTTCTAGATTTTGTTCTTGAGAACTATACTGCTAAGCACATTCTTGTAATGTCTCTGGATACATTTGAGcaagattacacacacacacacacacacacacatgtgtgtatacacacacaaaggagAATTGTTAAAAGTATGCATACTTCAACTGTACTAAATAATCCCAACCTACTTCCCAAAGTGGGTATACCAGTTTACATTCTGACCAGCAGTATGTGTGAATTGTTTCATCTATCAACAGTTGCTACTGTCAGAGTTTCTaattttttgccaattttttgGGAATAGTTTTAAGCCAATTAATCTCTATGGCTTTAATGTGAACTCCTGATTAATAATGACCCTgaacattttatatgtttattggtCTTGGGGACTTCATTTTTAATGCACCAGTTCAGTTATATGACCCATTTTTGGACTGGGTTgtctttttctttagttcttaCCTATTCTGGATAGTAACTTTTTTCCATGGCATGGCTCACAAACATCTTCTCCTGCTCTGTGGCTCATGATTTTCTCTCTTATGATGTATTTTGaaggtttgatttttcttttccagtttttttattttgatttttttagttgttgatggagctttatttatttttatatggtgctgaggatagaacctaatgcttcacatgtgcaagacaagacctttaccactgagctacaaccccagccctctgattAATGAGTTTTGGAACATATATTCCTACCCACAGGTTAGGAAatcttggaaatatgggaatgaaaccaccatttgacccagctatccctctccttggactatacccaaaggacttaaaaacagcatactacagggacacagccacatcagtgttaatagcagcacaattcacaatagctaaacagtggaactaaactacatgcccttcaatagatgaatggctacaaaaatatggcatatattcacattggaatattattcagcaataaaagagaataaaatcatgacatttgcaggtaaatggatggagttagagaagataatactaagtgaagttacccaatccaaaaaaaaccacatgcagaatgttttctttgatataaggaggatgattcatagtgggatagggagagagagtatgggaggaatagacaaactttagatagggcagagggtttggaggggatgggagtgggcatggggtaattaatgatggtggaatgtgatgatcattatccaaagtacaggtatgaagacacgaattggtttGAATATAATGTGTATACagccagatatatgaaaaattgtgctttatatgtataataagaatcgcaatgcattccgctgtcattaaaaaaaaaaatatatatatatatatatatatatatatatatatatatatatatattttccagtaCTCTCTTGAATTTCGTGTGTGCTACATGGGGAGAGTCCAGTTCATTTTCTTTCCCAGTACAGACTTTCATCACCACTTACTGAAAATCATATTCTCCCCACTCTCTGCAGCGCCTCTGTTCATAGCCCAGAGGTCCGTTTGAATCTGTCATTCATTTCAGAAAGATCGACTTTTTGCTAAGCTGTTGCTGTTAATGCTTGTAATGTTCTTAAGTGTTTTGGGTTCGTTAAGGTATTCATCATTGTGCATGAAAACACCACTTTCACCTTAGTCCATTGGTGAGCGTTCAAAGTAAAAAACAGCTCGCCAACTAACCCCAGAGACACATCAGAAGCACTTCCCTCAGAGGCTCCGCCTTGTCCCAGACCGCGCTCTCCTTTCCCTAGGCTCAATGCGCAGACGCGCCCGTCTCAGGTTCCCGAGCCGCACAATGAAGTGCGCCTGCGTCTGGAGACGCCCCGCCCCATTCCTGGCGCTCTATAAAGCCTCGCGCTTCTCCTCGCGAGAGACTTCGTGCTCATGCTCGCTGCGGGGGTCGGAGGTCAGGGCGAGCGTCTCGCGGGCCGAAGAAGGAAGATGGCGGTGGAATCGCGCGTAACccaggaggaaattaagaaagaGCCAGAGAAGCCAATTGACCGCGAGAAGGTGAGGACCCCAGTTCTGTGGGGTCAGGGAAGAAGTGAGGTGGGCCCGGCTAGGCATAGAGATGCGGCCTGCGTGCGGAAGAAGGCGGTGTTTTTGCTCCCGGGGCAGCCGAGAGGCCGCAACGCCTCCTAGCTCCGGATTCACTGCTGCTGTTTTAACTTTtgcccttctttttcctttctcctcgaGACATGCCCGCTGCTGTTGCGAGTCTTCACCACCAATAACGGCCGCCACCACCGAATGGATGAATTCTCCCGCGGAAACGTACCCTCCAGCGAGCTGCAGATCTATACTTGGTGAGCTCTGCGGGGGTGGGGTCAAGGAACCTCTGTCTCCAACCCGTAAGGTTCAGCCTTTGCTAGGGAACAGCTGATTTTCCTTCATCTAATTTCTCATTTCCACATGGGGCCTTTAGGGTGACTCTCAGAGGTTTTGACTGTAAGGTAAAAGGGGATTTGTGCATCTTGTAGTTTATATGATTGATATTGAAAGTTTGAGGTTGCTGAAAATTGACAGACTATTGCTATCAGCATTATGGCTGCCTGGTACAAAACCGATGTTTAGATCATTAAAATGCAGTAGCGCCCTTGAGGGATTCCCTTGAATAAATGGTGTTGCATGGTAAGGTGATGATGTTGAGCGATATTTGTTATGCTCAAAAATCGTTTCCATTTAATAACACTAGAAATGTATCACCACCGAAAACCTAGTGATATCTGACCTGGAGTTTAGTGGAAAAGCTTTTTGGAGTGTTTAGTGAAAACTGGCACCCGGATGTTTTATATCATTATACCTCTCCTGTGCCCTAGTCCAGAGTAGGACTTTACTGTAAGCCCGTAATTGGTGCATGATCTGAACAGTTGgtaacatttacatttttgtgcATCTATCACTGCTAAAACGTTTTCCTTCCAACAGAAAGTGTATTTATTAAGCATTAACTTTCTGTAACCTCTCCCCCAGCACTTTAATTAACTTTCCATCTGTGTGAATTTggctattttagatattttataaatggaGTTATTACAGTGTTTGtcattttgtgactggcttatttcccttacaTTGTTTTTAAGTTTCACCCATTAGAATTTCCTTTTCAAGGCTTAATAGTATTCTATTGTTATGTGTACCCCATATTTTATCTACTCATTTGCTGAATGTTCAGTCTTTTTTTGCAGTTGTAAATGATGCTGCTCATAAACATTGGTGTATAACTATGTGCTTGCAcactattttctattcttttaggtTTATACTTAGGAGAGCATTTTTGGAAGAGCTTGTTAAATTTATGTAGTAGTATGATTCTTTTACATCAGTGTCATTTAAGGGTAAAAGTTCCAGGAAGGTTGATATAACTTAACAGAGAAGAATTACTCAATAATGGCTTTAtggaaaactttttttccaaGATGAAATTTTTTCCAGTAAATAAGGTTTCTGAATTTCTAGGTACTGTGTTGatgttataaagaaaatacttCCTTTCCTTATAATGAGTTCAGTTTATTAGAGGAGCATTTCATTCCTCTGTATCATATAAAATTGCATAGTACTTGCATAAAATCTCCACACATTCTTTGGCATACTTTAAGCGATCTTTAGATTTTATAATACATAGTGAagtatataaatagttgttataaacGGTTGTTCAAAGACTAACGATGAAAAAGTAAGTCTGTGTTCAGTATAGGacccaaatatttttctgaatattttcagtttgtAACTGGTTGAATTGTGGATGTGGAACCCACAGATAAGAAGGGCTGACCATAAAGTAGGCAGTCCCAAGACCAGGTAAGGAGAAATTGGTAGAAGAGGATCCTAACAGAGGCAGTGCTGTGTAGAGTTTAAAGAACTAGCCGACACTACAGAAGTAGTATATTTCCTGTGCTAGGTGCTCATTAAACAGGTTATTGGAAGAGAATTACACTTTTCTGTAAGTCATAGTTAAACCAGAAAACAGAACCAGTAGGAGAGAGAGGTTAAGAGGATTATTGCGGAGATTTGTCTTAATTGACTGTGGGGGCTGGCTAGACCCCTGGGGCATTAATTTGTAGGGCAGGCCCTCTCCAGAAAGAAAGGCTGAATCCTTGAGTATGAACATGAGCTGGCATTGGTTTCCATAGCCAGAATTTCTTAGGTCTATTCTAAAGGTCTTTCTACTGATTGAATCAGGTCTACCCAGAAGAATCAGGTCTACCCAGGTTATATAGGTTAGTCTCCCTAATTTGAAGCCAACTAGTTATAGCCTTTAATCACACCTACAAAATATTTCACAGCAACACCTAAATTGGAATTTGGTTGAGTAATTGGGGGGCTATAGCTTtgccaagttgacacataataCTGAGCCTCACAGTCACCCAGCAGACATAAGCTCCAAGGGAGCACTTTGGCATTCTCTATCTTTGTCCTCAAACTTTAGACTACTAGTTAGAGAGTAATACATGGCACTTCACTTGTTCCTCTGAGAAGATAGGCCACGGAAGGTGGAAAGCTGTTCATGTTGTCAGAAGTTATAAAAGATGTGAACCATATTCCCCAAGTTGATTGTAAGTACTGTGACAGTATAGACAATGTTTTAGAAGGAAAAAGCATGATTTCTGGTATATACGATTAGTATACGCTGGGTGTTCAAGTCATTGATACAGAATAACATCCAAATATCAGGTTTAAAGAAAAGTCACTCCCAAGACAGGGTCTGACCTCAGAGTTTATGCTTATATAAGAGGAAGGATAACTATGAATAACTGTGAATTTTTATCTGAAGTTTTGCCTACTGCTTcaatttgactttattttcttctggcagagtaaaattaatttttattaaaagcataatgttagcccagcatggtggctcaacgcctgtaatctcaaccgctcctgaattcaaagccagcctcagccaaaagctaggtgctaagcatctgtgaaatcctgtctctaaataaaatacaaaatagggctggtgatgtgggaaagtgcacctgagttcaatccctggtgtcccctcccctcaaaaaaagcaTAATGTTTATAGcatgaattatatttttgttttatctcaGCATTAAAACATGCTCGATATCttaggaatttttttcctctaacacTATAATATGTATATGCATGAAAAATGCCTCACAATGATGTTAATATTACTCGTTTTTTCTTGATTGAGatttggaatataatttattgcaTATTTGCAAatggctttttctcttctttaaacaATAGGCACATATCGAGTTAGGAAAAGTCATGCACAGCTTCTCCCTGCATGGCTGCAATAGTTTGGCCTTgtctgaaaaaaacaaactttgaaaaaCACAGATGGGTTGGAGGCAGCATATATAAGGTTAAATAATGAGGTTGAAATTAAGCAACAGGCAGGGATGGAGGAAAAATTAGATGTTGATCTGTATTTAGGTAGAAAAAGAACTGTAACAGGAAAGAGGTGGGAAGAATTGAACAGGCTCAGGATGATGACCTGGCATCTaaatgggtgattttttttttttttttttgtactgggaattaaacccagggtgcttaaaatcactgagccacatccccagcccatttttgtattttatttagacagggtctctttgagttccttgggcctcactaagttgccgaggctggctttgaactcaagattctcttgccctagcctcctgagctgctaggatcacAGACgagcaccatcatgcctggcaggTGGTAGTATTTTTGATAGGAATATCAGAGAAAAGCATGTGTTTTGGGGAGAAGACTATTGAGTTCTGTTGTGCAGATATATTGAGAAAAATTCGGGAGCAATAGAAAATGGAAGATGATGTGGTCATCAGTATAGCTGAAAGCCAGTGCTTTGGTGTGGTGGTGATTTTTAGAGTACAGAGCTAAAATCAAATGAACTATTTGATTTGATTTCCCTGCTTGGTGCTGTACATCATAGTACTCATTCTTCACAACTGTCCAGTGTCTTTGTGCCATTTTCTAGCATTCTTCTGGCATTATTGTTTCAAGTCCCAAACCATTTTTCCCACTTGTCAtggaagaaaacaatataaaaatgtatactggatgttttttatttctaagatgCTTAAGAtttttcaagaaggaaaaaaaacccgCACATTTTTACTAAAATGCTTTCTTAGTACATTGATTCTAAAATGTTTTCCAGTTCCTGAGATTCTAAATGTGGAAGAGTACATGTCTTAGAAATgacaaaatacaattattttgtgtatttgaatTTGGACTAGCTGCTTTTAAAGAGGTAAATCACTGAATCATAAGATATTTCATAGCAATAGAAGATAGCATATGACCCTCTTAAAATCTCTTTTAGTATACACTTATTTATGTGTattaggcaaatgttctaccactgagctacatctctagccttaAGAGTCTGACTTGACTTTGTCAAAAACAACATTGAGCTAGTATAGGGAATATTTGAGAGCAAATAGTATTTTTAACTGCTTTAAAATTAACCTTTAATATAAGACACTGGCATTTTCTACCATAAGTCCCAACTCAGACACATGTAATAACTCATTGTCATTATCCTTGTTCCGTTATTGATGACTAATCATATgtaattgtcattttttaaaaaattcaggatGGATGCAACTTTGAAAGAACTAACTAGTTTAGTAAAAGAAGTTTACCCAGAAGCTAGAAAGAAGGGAACACACTTCAATTTTGCAATTGTTTTTATGGATCTTAAAAGACCTGGCTATCGGTAAGTAATTCCTcacttttaattctattttttgttattgataagacttttatttatttttatgtggtgctgaggattgaacccaatgcctcacacatgctaagcaagcattctaccactaagccataacccagCCCCGGTTTTGGCATGTTTTTACAGATAGGGATAATTCCTTTAATGAATTCCTTTCAGTATTGTGGGAGGGAGAGTATTTATGTTATCTTAATATCTGGTTTAGCTACATTAGTACTTTAATTTTTGAACTGTTACAAGGTAGAGCAAATTCAATCCCATATTCAGTTTTGTAACACATACTCAATTGATTTATGGTCCAGTAACAGTTGATTTCTTTTCCTGCAGAGTTAAGGAGATTGGCAGCACCATGTCTGGCAGAAAGGGGACTGACGATTCCATGACCTTGCAGTCGCAGAAGTTCCAGATAGGCGATTATTTGGACATAGCCATTACCCCTCCAAATCGAGCACCGCCTCCTTCAGGGCGTATGAGACCatattaaattacatttactatctctcaaatttatttttcagccaGTTATGTAAAATAAACTTACATACTCTTTCCTCCCCTGATTTTTGCCATTAAGCCTTTAAATTCTAAACAAATTGTAATGCATCTATTTAGGAGTTAGATTTGGATATACTATGGGTATAGATATTAATAGAAAGTCTGTATGTTTCACGCCTctgtaaaatatgaagaaaagtgCTCTTAGCATTATGTGTACAActgttaaatatatatgtacaatcaGTCTGAATGTGAAAGTCAATGGAGGCATGGGAATAGGGTTTCATCTCTTATGAAGTTTATACAAAGTAGTGCAGGCGGCTCTTCCCAAAGGTGAAGAATAAAAATACTGAGATTATGAAATTTAGCATGAGTTTGGGCTGTAGACTAGAGTATGCAGTTAGAAAAATGACCTATGACAATGAGGCAGCAGAGGCTTTTTGGAATGGTATGAGCTTCAGCAAGTTGAAGGAATTGTGTTGGAAGACATGGCCTGCCTTGGTTTGGGTGCTAAAGAATAGTGTTATGGTGAGGATTTATATGCTTTAAAATGGAGGCTAGGACATTTTGAAGGCAGGAGCCAATATCTTTAAGATCTGAAAAACTGAGAAAGGGACAAAAAAAGAACCTCTTACACATCCTGTGCTGGGGGTTAGTGTATGATTTGAGAGGCATTATAACACAGTGATTAAGACCAATGTACAAAGCATTGAAATTCTGATTGTACCAGTAGCTCTGCAACCTTAGATGAATTACTTGAGTCAAGTGTGGGGGGGCAGCTGGTGGTGGTTTTCAATGGAGACACTAGTCTATAGGgttatgaaagttaaaaaaagaccTAGGATAGTGCTTGGTGGATTAGAAACAATAAATACTGGTTATTAgccagaaaaaaagaacttagtTAAAACTGGAAAATTATCTTAATGCATTGTTTCTCATTTTGAAGTTTATGAACTAGATAAAAATGTGTAGAAAGCCTAGTTATTTTTAGTCTGACAGTAGAAAATTGAAATCCCCAAATGATAAAAGTGCTAAAAATGTGCAAGTAGTCTCAGTAAAGTTTTATCTTGTGCATACAAAATAGTCATTTAAAATCTGATTCTGTCAGATTGGTGTCCCTGTTACAGTGAGTCCAGAATTTCAGATGACTAGATCTTAGTGGTTCTTTGTTGTAGCTTACTCCAAACCCTTAGCTTATATATTCATTCAGACTAGATGGACCTGAGTTACTAACCTTTTGGAGAATAGCCATGATTATCTTCCTGTTTGTGGGACATGAAAAGGGGGATGATTTACTATTTAGATCCAAAGGGTGGGAACCACATTAAGGACCTTCAGAAGCCAGTTTTTTCATATGGTGTGATCTCTTATCTTACAAGGGCTCTCCTGTTAATTCATGTTATTTTCTcactagttttaaaataaagtggtTTAGCTGGTTTGCCCAATTCTATTCTTTGTTGGTTCCAACatgaaatttttcctttaaagattTCAGTCTTTtcggggctagggatgtggctcagtggtggagcaagtgtgaggcactgggttcaatccttagcatcacataaaaataagtaaataaagatattgtgtccatctacaactaaaaaatgtttaaaaaaattcagttttctacCAAAAGCATAAAGTTCAAGAATATGCAGTGAGTTTGTTATTGGCTATACTAAGAATCAAGGCTTAGCCCTTGTTTTCCTGACTTTGCTAAGAAGGTATGGTTTTAAGTAGTAACTGAACTATTTTCTCAGAAATAGAAGTGGTTACCATTACAGCATCTTTCTCAGTTCTTTAGTGTCTTTCCTAACTGCCGCAATTGCTTATAGGTTTTCAGAGTTGAAATTTTTCCTTTAGAACGTGTGAATTACAGTACGCGACATTACCCATGTCTTTTTAGTGTCTAAAACTGGAATGGTTATGCCCATGCTCATTGACTCAGGTAATGTTTCAGAgataagttgtgtgtgtgtgcatgcatgtgcatgtgaaGGGCA contains:
- the Sap18 gene encoding histone deacetylase complex subunit SAP18, giving the protein MLAAGVGGQGERLAGRRRKMAVESRVTQEEIKKEPEKPIDREKTCPLLLRVFTTNNGRHHRMDEFSRGNVPSSELQIYTWMDATLKELTSLVKEVYPEARKKGTHFNFAIVFMDLKRPGYRVKEIGSTMSGRKGTDDSMTLQSQKFQIGDYLDIAITPPNRAPPPSGRMRPY